Proteins from one Corallococcus exiguus genomic window:
- a CDS encoding GlsB/YeaQ/YmgE family stress response membrane protein, giving the protein MGLLGWIIFGFFAGLIARAVLPGNQRLGCIGTTLLGVAGAFVGGFLTSVWRGTDWRDPEPTGFLGAILGAIVLLGVSQAAFGGRSSR; this is encoded by the coding sequence ATGGGGCTGTTGGGGTGGATCATCTTCGGCTTCTTCGCGGGGCTCATCGCCCGGGCCGTGCTGCCGGGGAACCAGCGCCTGGGGTGCATTGGCACCACGCTCCTGGGCGTCGCCGGGGCCTTCGTGGGCGGCTTCCTCACGTCCGTCTGGCGGGGCACCGACTGGCGCGACCCGGAGCCCACCGGCTTCCTGGGCGCCATCCTGGGCGCCATCGTCCTGCTCGGGGTCTCCCAGGCCGCGTTTGGCGGTCGTTCCTCCCGGTAG
- a CDS encoding DapH/DapD/GlmU-related protein has protein sequence MSPLPATASLLPTAVGPHFTLASSARLLGSTQVGPGAIISRGAVVRSVGGSVMLGAFSTLREDAVVVGTPERPTSIGEKTVLGPRSLVMGARVGSLCDIGGGAILMPGVTLGDRCLVGEGTVLPPGMTVPDQSVVLGRPGQVLRMLSSEDLTHLQQRRGGDLSLPAAPLTPFSARDRAEDAPMGQLYAFRDRHPFVHPTATLFSSAEVSGDVVIGAGAIIGAGVKITGDLNGPVRIGARVQILENTVLHLQPDTMLVLDEGVVVGPGCILHACNLGAGTVVEPGAILCEGSHLGKGCHVAAGSLVKARAVFPDYALVEGFPAAQVGTRTSPPEPPRWVLRPEDLPGLRRMG, from the coding sequence ATGAGTCCCTTACCCGCGACCGCTTCTCTCCTGCCCACCGCGGTAGGTCCTCATTTCACCCTGGCCTCGTCCGCGCGACTGCTGGGCTCCACGCAAGTGGGGCCCGGGGCCATCATCTCCCGAGGCGCCGTCGTGCGCTCGGTGGGAGGCTCCGTGATGTTGGGAGCCTTCTCCACGCTGCGCGAGGACGCGGTGGTGGTGGGCACTCCCGAACGGCCCACGTCCATCGGAGAGAAGACCGTGCTCGGTCCGCGCTCTCTCGTGATGGGTGCGCGTGTGGGGTCGCTGTGCGACATCGGCGGCGGCGCCATCCTGATGCCCGGCGTGACGCTGGGCGACCGCTGCCTGGTGGGAGAAGGCACGGTGTTGCCGCCGGGCATGACGGTGCCGGATCAATCCGTGGTGCTGGGCCGGCCGGGACAGGTCCTGCGGATGCTCTCCTCCGAGGACCTGACCCACCTGCAGCAGCGCCGCGGCGGCGACCTGTCGCTGCCCGCCGCACCTTTGACCCCTTTCTCCGCGCGAGACCGCGCCGAGGACGCCCCCATGGGACAGCTGTATGCCTTTCGCGACCGTCACCCCTTCGTCCACCCCACCGCCACCCTCTTCTCCTCCGCGGAGGTGTCCGGTGACGTGGTCATCGGCGCGGGGGCCATCATTGGCGCGGGCGTGAAGATCACCGGCGACCTGAACGGTCCGGTGCGCATTGGCGCGCGGGTGCAGATTTTGGAGAACACGGTGCTGCACCTGCAGCCGGACACCATGCTGGTGCTGGATGAGGGCGTGGTGGTGGGCCCGGGCTGCATCCTGCATGCGTGCAACCTGGGCGCGGGCACGGTGGTGGAGCCCGGCGCCATCCTCTGCGAGGGCAGTCACCTGGGGAAGGGCTGCCACGTGGCCGCCGGCAGCCTGGTGAAGGCGCGCGCGGTGTTCCCGGACTACGCGCTGGTGGAGGGCTTCCCCGCGGCGCAGGTGGGCACGCGCACGTCGCCGCCGGAGCCGCCGCGCTGGGTGCTCAGGCCGGAGGACCTGCCGGGCCTGCGGCGCATGGGGTGA
- a CDS encoding GNAT family N-acetyltransferase: MSPLRRATRDDNAALLDLFGDVPMTGDLVLSTQRSPDYFGLFAMQRGDAEVWAHGETSRLDGMGAIHVRDGWLEGRPCRVGYLGDLRTRFSARRARGLARFYGPVLEETARRHGVDVFLTAVMASNAAALQALVRRGASREAQPHYHLMRAFSAVSLQFVLRRKPRPSRYTVRQATAADVPAMAALLDADHRQRPFGYRFDTGELEHRLAHWPRLRVEDSFLAFDPAGNLVGCTSAWNPDAVKRYRVLAYRGGMKWVRRGFNALATVTGAPRLPAPGGDFRYFYLCNTSIPSEDPGVLRALLDAVYAAFHGRGFHFFTVQQDASDPLASAFDGFIQRRLDFHLYAVTPASRPPRTFPGGRTGFEICLP; encoded by the coding sequence ATGAGCCCCCTCCGCCGAGCCACCCGGGACGACAACGCCGCGCTGCTGGACCTGTTCGGCGACGTGCCCATGACCGGGGACCTGGTGCTCAGCACGCAGCGGTCGCCGGACTACTTCGGCCTCTTCGCCATGCAGCGAGGTGACGCGGAGGTCTGGGCCCACGGCGAAACATCCCGCCTGGATGGAATGGGCGCCATCCACGTCCGCGACGGATGGCTGGAAGGCAGACCGTGCCGCGTGGGCTACCTGGGCGATTTGCGCACCCGCTTCTCCGCGCGCCGCGCCCGGGGCCTGGCCCGGTTCTATGGCCCCGTCCTGGAGGAGACCGCCCGCCGCCACGGCGTGGACGTGTTCCTCACCGCCGTCATGGCCTCCAACGCGGCCGCGCTCCAGGCGCTCGTGCGTCGTGGCGCGTCCCGGGAAGCGCAGCCGCACTACCACCTGATGCGCGCCTTCTCCGCCGTCTCGCTCCAGTTCGTGCTGCGCCGCAAGCCGCGCCCCAGCCGCTACACCGTTCGCCAGGCCACCGCCGCGGACGTGCCCGCCATGGCCGCGCTGCTGGACGCGGACCACCGTCAACGCCCCTTCGGCTACCGCTTCGACACCGGTGAACTGGAGCACCGGCTCGCGCACTGGCCTCGGCTTCGCGTGGAGGATTCGTTCCTCGCGTTCGACCCCGCGGGGAACCTCGTCGGCTGCACCTCCGCGTGGAACCCCGACGCCGTGAAGCGCTACCGCGTGCTCGCGTACCGGGGCGGCATGAAGTGGGTGCGCCGGGGCTTCAACGCGCTCGCCACCGTCACCGGCGCGCCCCGCCTGCCCGCGCCCGGCGGCGACTTCCGCTACTTCTACCTCTGCAACACCAGCATCCCCTCGGAGGACCCCGGCGTCCTGCGCGCGCTGCTGGACGCCGTCTACGCCGCGTTCCACGGCCGGGGCTTCCACTTCTTCACCGTGCAGCAGGACGCCAGTGACCCGCTGGCCTCGGCCTTCGATGGCTTCATCCAGCGGAGGCTGGACTTCCACCTCTACGCCGTCACGCCCGCGTCGCGCCCCCCGAGGACCTTCCCCGGGGGACGCACCGGCTTCGAAATCTGCCTGCCCTGA
- a CDS encoding MATE family efflux transporter has protein sequence MEETPLADSHAQAPEPVASRDAVKKGLWSLAKEALHGTEQDLTQLPLGRAIFLLAVPMVLEMCMESVFAVVDVAFVGRLGAEAVATVGLTEGILTIIYAAGMGLSIGATAMVARRIGEKDAERAGRTAVQAIGLGVIISTVLAVAGIIFARPMMAALGGSPWVLEHGVGYTRVMMGGVVSILLLFLINAIFRGAGDAAIAMRVLMLANGLNIVLAPCLIFGWGPFPEMGVVGAAWATTLGRSAGVVYQLFRLVRSNGRLQIRREHVSLEPATMLAMLRLSSAGMVQALVTTSSWVVLVRIVSSFGSTALAGYTIAIRIVMFALLPAWGLGNAAATLLGQSMGAGDPERGAKAVWLAGKYNLMVLGSIGVVFFIFAHPLLGAFTTDAAVVDEGATALRIFSLSFLSCAYGMVITSAFNGAGDTRTPTLIDLGCLWVLELPLAWVLAHPVGLGSVGAYWAVPAAFALMSVLGIVLFRRGRWKTRVV, from the coding sequence GTGGAAGAGACACCGCTGGCGGACAGCCACGCCCAGGCGCCCGAGCCCGTGGCCAGCCGCGACGCCGTGAAGAAGGGGCTGTGGTCCCTCGCGAAAGAGGCCCTGCACGGCACGGAGCAGGACCTCACCCAGCTGCCACTCGGGAGGGCCATCTTCCTGCTGGCCGTGCCCATGGTGCTGGAGATGTGCATGGAGTCGGTGTTCGCCGTGGTGGACGTCGCCTTCGTCGGCCGGTTGGGCGCGGAGGCGGTGGCCACGGTGGGGCTCACCGAGGGCATCCTCACCATCATCTACGCGGCCGGCATGGGCCTGAGCATCGGCGCCACGGCGATGGTGGCCCGCCGCATCGGAGAGAAGGACGCGGAGCGCGCGGGGCGCACGGCGGTGCAAGCCATTGGCCTGGGGGTCATCATCTCCACGGTGCTGGCCGTGGCGGGCATCATCTTCGCCCGGCCGATGATGGCGGCGCTCGGCGGCTCGCCGTGGGTGCTGGAGCACGGCGTGGGCTACACGCGCGTGATGATGGGCGGCGTGGTGAGCATCCTGCTGCTCTTCCTCATCAACGCCATCTTCCGGGGCGCGGGTGACGCGGCCATCGCGATGCGCGTGCTGATGCTGGCCAACGGGCTCAACATCGTGCTCGCGCCGTGTCTCATCTTCGGCTGGGGGCCGTTTCCGGAGATGGGCGTGGTGGGCGCGGCGTGGGCCACCACGCTGGGCCGGAGCGCGGGCGTGGTGTACCAGCTCTTCCGGCTGGTGCGGTCCAACGGCCGGCTCCAGATTCGGCGCGAGCACGTGTCGCTGGAGCCCGCGACGATGCTCGCGATGCTGCGGTTGTCGAGCGCGGGCATGGTGCAGGCGCTGGTGACCACGTCCAGCTGGGTGGTGCTGGTGCGCATCGTGTCGTCGTTCGGCAGCACGGCGCTGGCGGGCTACACCATCGCCATCCGCATCGTGATGTTCGCGCTGCTGCCCGCGTGGGGCCTGGGCAACGCGGCGGCCACGCTGCTGGGGCAGAGCATGGGCGCGGGGGACCCGGAGCGGGGCGCGAAGGCGGTGTGGCTGGCGGGCAAGTACAACCTGATGGTGCTGGGCAGCATCGGCGTGGTGTTCTTCATCTTCGCGCATCCGCTGCTGGGAGCGTTCACGACGGATGCGGCGGTGGTGGACGAAGGGGCCACGGCGCTGCGCATCTTCAGCCTGAGCTTCCTGTCGTGCGCGTACGGCATGGTCATCACCTCCGCGTTCAATGGCGCGGGGGACACGCGCACGCCCACGCTCATCGACCTGGGGTGTCTCTGGGTGCTGGAGCTGCCGCTGGCGTGGGTGCTGGCCCATCCGGTGGGCCTGGGCTCGGTGGGCGCGTACTGGGCGGTGCCGGCGGCCTTCGCGTTGATGTCCGTGCTGGGCATCGTGTTGTTCCGGCGCGGGCGCTGGAAGACGCGCGTGGTGTGA
- a CDS encoding FKBP-type peptidyl-prolyl cis-trans isomerase, translating to MKKTILIAAMLSLTACQGQGAKPGETSATGTSTAAATAGAPQTEEQKTLYALGLSIGRSISVFDMTPQELEFVKAGLTAQVTGQKTDVDLETYGPKLQDLARERSLRKATAEKEKSAKFLEEKAKEPGAVKTESGLIYKETQAGTGPQPQASDIVKVHYKGTLADGKEFDSSYKRGEPTQFPLQGVIKCWTEGLQKMKVGGKAQLVCPSDIAYGDRGAPPNIPGGAALVFEVELLEIVKAPEAPPGMPGMPGMGTPPPGAKPPAPGAKPPPAAKPPPATK from the coding sequence ATGAAGAAGACGATCCTGATCGCGGCGATGCTGAGCCTGACGGCCTGCCAGGGCCAGGGAGCGAAGCCGGGCGAGACCTCCGCCACCGGCACCTCCACGGCTGCGGCCACCGCCGGTGCTCCTCAGACCGAGGAGCAGAAGACGCTGTACGCGCTGGGCCTGTCCATCGGCCGCAGCATCAGCGTGTTCGACATGACCCCGCAGGAGCTGGAGTTCGTGAAGGCCGGCCTCACGGCCCAGGTCACCGGTCAGAAGACCGACGTGGACCTGGAGACCTACGGTCCCAAGCTCCAGGACCTCGCGCGCGAGCGTTCGCTGCGCAAGGCCACCGCGGAGAAGGAGAAGTCCGCGAAGTTCCTGGAGGAGAAGGCCAAGGAGCCCGGCGCGGTGAAGACCGAGTCCGGCCTCATCTACAAGGAGACCCAGGCGGGCACCGGTCCCCAGCCCCAGGCCTCCGACATCGTGAAGGTGCACTACAAGGGCACCCTCGCGGACGGCAAGGAGTTCGACTCCTCCTACAAGCGCGGTGAGCCCACGCAGTTCCCGCTCCAGGGCGTCATCAAGTGCTGGACCGAGGGCCTCCAGAAGATGAAGGTCGGCGGCAAGGCGCAGCTCGTGTGCCCCTCCGACATCGCCTACGGCGACCGCGGCGCGCCCCCGAACATCCCCGGCGGCGCCGCCCTGGTGTTCGAGGTCGAGCTGCTCGAGATCGTGAAGGCCCCCGAGGCCCCTCCGGGCATGCCCGGCATGCCCGGCATGGGCACCCCGCCCCCTGGCGCGAAGCCGCCGGCCCCCGGCGCGAAGCCGCCCCCGGCCGCCAAGCCGCCCCCGGCGACGAAGTAG
- a CDS encoding dienelactone hydrolase family protein, whose amino-acid sequence MKRLTWVLAAALMLGACATSSPAEVARTPSATGAVSEEEFKAMHTLRTDAAPERKGQPVELSDGSKAYLSLPPNAKGPLPAVIVIHEWWGLNEHVQAWADRLAAEGYAALAVDLYHGKVGANPDEALALVKAVDPDQATKTLLAAHAFLKGDPRIQAVRTGSIGWCFGGGWSLRTAMAIPELSAAVIYYGHPVTDPQQLSTIKAQVLGIFGTKDKSIPPETVQAFEKALEEAGVRSRIVEYDADHAFANPSGGRYDERAAASAWAETSAFLARTLKR is encoded by the coding sequence ATGAAGAGGCTCACGTGGGTGCTGGCGGCGGCGCTGATGCTGGGCGCCTGCGCGACGAGCAGTCCGGCGGAGGTGGCGCGCACGCCGTCCGCCACGGGCGCCGTCTCCGAGGAGGAGTTCAAGGCCATGCACACCCTGCGCACGGACGCCGCCCCCGAGCGCAAGGGCCAGCCGGTGGAGCTGTCCGACGGCTCCAAGGCCTACCTGAGCCTGCCTCCGAACGCGAAGGGCCCCCTGCCCGCCGTCATCGTCATCCATGAGTGGTGGGGCCTCAACGAGCACGTGCAGGCCTGGGCGGACCGGCTGGCGGCGGAGGGCTACGCGGCGCTCGCGGTGGACCTCTACCACGGCAAGGTGGGCGCCAACCCCGACGAGGCGCTCGCGCTGGTGAAGGCCGTGGACCCGGACCAGGCCACGAAGACGCTGCTGGCCGCGCACGCGTTCCTCAAGGGAGACCCGCGCATCCAGGCCGTGCGCACCGGCAGCATCGGCTGGTGCTTTGGCGGCGGCTGGTCGCTGCGCACCGCCATGGCCATCCCGGAGCTGAGCGCGGCGGTCATCTACTACGGCCACCCGGTGACCGACCCGCAGCAGCTCTCCACCATCAAGGCCCAGGTGCTGGGCATCTTTGGCACGAAGGACAAGTCCATCCCGCCGGAGACGGTGCAGGCCTTCGAGAAGGCGCTGGAGGAGGCCGGCGTGCGCAGCCGCATCGTGGAGTACGACGCGGACCACGCCTTCGCCAACCCCTCCGGCGGCCGCTACGACGAGCGCGCCGCCGCGTCCGCCTGGGCGGAGACGTCCGCGTTCCTCGCGCGCACGCTCAAGCGCTGA
- a CDS encoding AAA family ATPase codes for MPTLTRLTIRHFRNVIPTTLEFRPDINVLLGGSQTGKTTLLRLLSTVVDHPDEALKDDPFDVSWRIAKEQLELECAMTRPRTESATDESGASRFPRTFSCTLTDHGTEVLKGDIGPDGTRIERDGRTEHHRYPLVTSPFTILRVVLSKHDAPMELRYRLITFSLLTAGRLDEGLEGYHALLDLEGWRMGVHGAWNLRAVPSSFRDLLDTDPIGTTLTFTPEFLTHAVRALGFDSASARFDIERLPAIPSGYLTQLRNLRFVFKHADEEIPHDLLAPEEKLLLAFFAHADASRTILIADEPMHGFHFKWVTDCLRQVGNRQMFLTNQNPLLLDVLRFGSAEDVRRTFTLCKQAHDESGARLVWRNPTEDEAESFFQAHLAGGQSVSEILRAQGLW; via the coding sequence ATGCCCACGCTGACGCGACTCACCATCCGCCATTTCCGGAACGTCATTCCCACGACCCTGGAGTTCCGCCCGGACATCAACGTCCTGCTGGGCGGGAGCCAGACCGGGAAGACGACGCTGCTGCGGCTGCTGTCCACCGTCGTGGACCATCCCGACGAAGCCCTGAAGGATGACCCCTTCGACGTGAGCTGGCGCATCGCCAAGGAACAGCTGGAACTGGAATGCGCGATGACCCGACCGCGAACCGAAAGCGCCACGGACGAGTCTGGCGCGTCACGTTTTCCGCGGACGTTCTCCTGCACGCTCACGGACCACGGCACGGAGGTCCTCAAAGGGGACATCGGTCCGGATGGCACCCGTATCGAGCGGGACGGGAGAACGGAGCACCATCGCTACCCGCTCGTGACCTCGCCCTTCACGATCCTCCGCGTCGTCCTCTCCAAGCACGACGCACCCATGGAGCTGCGCTACCGGCTCATCACCTTCTCCCTGTTGACGGCGGGCAGGCTGGACGAAGGCCTCGAGGGCTACCACGCACTGCTCGACCTCGAGGGGTGGAGGATGGGCGTCCACGGCGCCTGGAACCTCCGCGCTGTTCCTTCTTCCTTCAGGGACCTGCTGGACACCGACCCGATTGGCACGACGTTGACGTTCACGCCGGAGTTCCTGACACACGCGGTCCGGGCACTTGGCTTCGACTCGGCCAGCGCGCGATTCGATATCGAGAGGCTGCCCGCGATCCCCAGCGGCTACCTCACCCAGCTGCGCAATCTGAGGTTCGTCTTCAAGCACGCCGATGAGGAGATCCCTCACGACCTGCTCGCCCCCGAGGAAAAGCTCCTCCTTGCTTTCTTCGCCCACGCCGACGCATCGCGCACCATCCTCATCGCGGACGAGCCGATGCATGGCTTCCACTTCAAGTGGGTCACCGACTGTCTGAGGCAAGTGGGTAATCGGCAGATGTTCCTGACCAACCAGAACCCTCTGCTCCTGGACGTTCTCCGCTTCGGGAGCGCCGAGGACGTTCGCCGGACCTTCACCCTGTGCAAGCAGGCCCACGATGAGTCGGGAGCACGGCTGGTCTGGCGCAACCCCACCGAGGACGAAGCGGAATCCTTCTTCCAGGCCCATCTGGCCGGGGGGCAGAGCGTTTCGGAGATCCTCCGAGCCCAGGGCCTCTGGTAA